From Scleropages formosus chromosome 1, fSclFor1.1, whole genome shotgun sequence, a single genomic window includes:
- the LOC108933071 gene encoding lanC-like protein 3: MESNKRCFENRYADYSGSLLAGQGNEAVVPVVVATVERILKKVPLDAAECDGGLYDGPAGVAYALYYVSECPLFAARRDAYLKRAKHIIDVSVKCVDAEQDKNLRVAFLLGGAGIYAVAAMVYKAMGLSDFVKPLTKFRNLWEVCAPIHFLECGSDELFVGRAGYLCAALVLKQRLGIEILSTEQIKAICQAIIESGKQYARKKRKPFPLMYSYYGTEYLGAAHGLSSILQMALSYQDVLSPGERELVWQSVDFLMNQEQNCNWPAELGTMIERENELVHWCHGAPGVAYLFAKAYLINKRPQYLDTCIRCAELVWQKGLLKKGPGICHGVAGSAYVFLLLYRLTGNSKYIYRAQRFAEFLFTEEFKAGSSSVNRIYSLFEGLSGTVCFLVDLLQPDKSEFPLFSVFT; this comes from the exons ATGGAGAGCAACAAGCGCTGCTTCGAGAACCGTTACGCGGACTACAGCGGCTCGCTGCTGGCGGGACAGGGCAACGAGGCCGTCGTGCCCGTGGTGGTCGCCACCGTGGAGAGGATCCTGAAGAAGGTGCCGCTGGACGCCGCGGAGTGCGACGGCGGCCTCTACGACGGCCCGGCAGGGGTGGCATACGCGCTGTACTACGTGTCCGAGTGCCCCCTGTTCGCCGCGCGCCGGGACGCGTACCTGAAGCGCGCGAAGCACATCATCGACGTGTCCGTGAAGTGCGTGGACGCGGAGCAGGACAAGAACTTGCGGGTGGCCTTCCTGCTCGGCGGCGCCGGCATCTACGCCGTGGCCGCCATGGTGTACAAAGCCATGGGCTTGTCGGACTTCGTGAAGCCCCTCACCAAATTCCGCAACCTGTGGGAGGTGTGCGCGCCCATCCACTTCCTCGAGTGCGGCTCGGACGAGCTCTTCGTGGGCAGGGCGGGCTACCTGTGCGCGGCCCTCGTGCTCAAGCAGAGGCTGGGGATAGAG ATACTGAGTACGGAGCAAATAAAAGCAATCTGCCAGGCGATAATAGAGTCTGGTAAACAGTACgcaaggaagaaaagaaaacccTTTCCACTCATGTATTCCTATTATGGCACAGAATATTTGG GTGCAGCGCACGGACTGTCTTCCATCCTGCAGATGGCGCTCTCCTACCAGGATGTTCTGTCTCCCGGGGAGCGAGAGCTGGTGTGGCAAAGCGTGGATTTCCTCATGAACCAAGAGCAGAACTGCAACTGGCCCGCAGAGCTGGGGACCATGATTGAGCGGGAGAACGAGTTGGTGCACTGGTGCCACGGTGCTCCAG GTGTGGCGTATCTGTTTGCCAAAGCCTACCTGATCAACAAGAGGCCGCAGTACCTGGACACGTGCATCCGCTGTGCCGAGCTGGTGTGGCAGAAGGGGCTGCTGAAGAAAGGACCCGGGATCTGTCACGGAGTGGCAGGAAGCGCCTACGTTTTCCTGCTCCTCTACCGCCTCACTGGGAATTCAAAGTACATCTACCGCGCACAGAG GTTTGCTGAGTTCCTGTTCACCGAAGAGTTCAAGGCTGGGTCCAGCTCGGTGAACCGCATCTACAGCCTGTTCGAGGGACTCTCGGGCActgtctgctttctggtggaCCTGCTGCAACCTGACAAGTCAGAGTTCCCTCTCTTCAGCGTCTTCACCTAG